One Xenopus tropicalis strain Nigerian chromosome 8, UCB_Xtro_10.0, whole genome shotgun sequence genomic window carries:
- the naa10 gene encoding N-alpha-acetyltransferase 10, whose protein sequence is MNIRNARPEDLMNMQHCNLLCLPENYQMKYYFYHGLSWPQLSYIAEDENGKIVGYVLAKMEEDPDDVPHGHITSLAVKRSHRRLGLAQKLMDQASRAMIENFNAKYVSLHVRKSNRAALHLYSNTLNFQISEVEPKYYADGEDAYAMKRDLTQMADELRKQLEIKEKSRPLSSIENKSDNRSGHVGDCCRDEKCMGSSGKRDLTEDSGDSKDVSEVSEATESTDVKDSSEASDSAS, encoded by the exons ATGAATATCAGGAACGCACGG CCTGAAGATCTCATGAATATGCAGCACTGCAACCTGCTGTGTCTGCCTGAGAATTACCAGATGAAGTATTACTTTTATCATGGCCTTTCTTGGCCAcag CTGTCCTATATTGCAGAAGATGAAAATGGGAAAATTGTTGGATATGtcctggcaaaaat GGAAGAAGATCCGGATGATGTTCCACATGGACACATAACCTCTCTG GCTGTAAAACGCTCTCACAGGCGGCTTGGCCTTGCCCAGAAGCTAATGGACCAGGCCTCACGTGCAATGATTGAAAACTTTAATGCCAAATATGTATCTTTGCATGTTAGAAAAAG CAACCGAGCGGCACTGCATCTTTATTCAAACACTTTAAATTTTCA AATCAGCGAGGTTGAGCCTAAATACTATGCTGATGGGGAAGATGCATATGCCATGAAACGAGACCTTACTCAAATGGCTGATGAG TTGAGAAAACAGCTTGAAATAAAAGAGAAGAGCCGCCCACTGAGCTCCATAGAAAATAAATCTGATAACCGTTCTGGACATGTAGGAGACTGCTGTCGGGATGAGAAATGCATGGGGAGTTCCGGCAAACGGGACCTCACAGAGGACAGTGGAGATAGCAAGGATGTAAGTGAAGTCAGTGAGGCAACAGAGAGCACTGATGTCAAGGACAGTTCAGAGGCTTCAGACTCTGCCTCATAA
- the naa10 gene encoding N-alpha-acetyltransferase 10 isoform X1, with translation MNIRNARPEDLMNMQHCNLLCLPENYQMKYYFYHGLSWPQLSYIAEDENGKIVGYVLAKMEEDPDDVPHGHITSLAVKRSHRRLGLAQKLMDQASRAMIENFNAKYVSLHVRKSNRAALHLYSNTLNFQISEVEPKYYADGEDAYAMKRDLTQMADEQLRKQLEIKEKSRPLSSIENKSDNRSGHVGDCCRDEKCMGSSGKRDLTEDSGDSKDVSEVSEATESTDVKDSSEASDSAS, from the exons ATGAATATCAGGAACGCACGG CCTGAAGATCTCATGAATATGCAGCACTGCAACCTGCTGTGTCTGCCTGAGAATTACCAGATGAAGTATTACTTTTATCATGGCCTTTCTTGGCCAcag CTGTCCTATATTGCAGAAGATGAAAATGGGAAAATTGTTGGATATGtcctggcaaaaat GGAAGAAGATCCGGATGATGTTCCACATGGACACATAACCTCTCTG GCTGTAAAACGCTCTCACAGGCGGCTTGGCCTTGCCCAGAAGCTAATGGACCAGGCCTCACGTGCAATGATTGAAAACTTTAATGCCAAATATGTATCTTTGCATGTTAGAAAAAG CAACCGAGCGGCACTGCATCTTTATTCAAACACTTTAAATTTTCA AATCAGCGAGGTTGAGCCTAAATACTATGCTGATGGGGAAGATGCATATGCCATGAAACGAGACCTTACTCAAATGGCTGATGAG CAGTTGAGAAAACAGCTTGAAATAAAAGAGAAGAGCCGCCCACTGAGCTCCATAGAAAATAAATCTGATAACCGTTCTGGACATGTAGGAGACTGCTGTCGGGATGAGAAATGCATGGGGAGTTCCGGCAAACGGGACCTCACAGAGGACAGTGGAGATAGCAAGGATGTAAGTGAAGTCAGTGAGGCAACAGAGAGCACTGATGTCAAGGACAGTTCAGAGGCTTCAGACTCTGCCTCATAA
- the nudt16 gene encoding U8 snoRNA-decapping enzyme isoform X1 — translation MFRHASHYQPRDMRHLVALPTETNTNMMMRFDGRLGFPGGFVDTRDTSLEEGLKRELQEELGPALTTVEVSVEDYRSSQVREYPQKCVTHFYIKELKLEEIERIEAEAVNAKDHGLEVMGLVRVPLYTLRDGVGGLPAFLCNNFIGNSKSQLLYALRSLKLLRENQIQEVLKASHKLHY, via the exons atgtTCCGCCATGCTTCTCACTACCAGCCTAGAGATATGCGGCATCTAGTAGCCTTACCGACAGAAACCAATACAAAT ATGATGATGCGTTTTGACGGGCGCTTGGGATTCCCAGGTGGTTTTGTAGACACTCGAGACACATCTCTGGAAGAAGGTCTGAAACGGGAGTTGCAAGAGGAGCTTGGTCCTGCTCTTACTACCGTGGAAGTGTCAGTGGAAGATTATAGAAGTTCCCAAGTCAGGGAGTACCCTCAAAAGTGTGTTACTCACTTCTACATTAAGGAGCTGAAACTGGAGGAAATAGAGAGGATTGAAGCTGAGGCTGTGAATGCCAAAGACCATGGATTAGAG GTGATGGGCCTGGTCCGCGTGCCCCTGTATACCCTGCGGGATGGAGTGGGAGGTCTTCCTGCTTTCCTGTGCAACAACTTTATTGGGAACTCCAAAAGTCAACTTCTGTATGCACTGCGCTCCTTGAAACTGCTACGGGAGAACCAGATTCAGGAGGTCCTGAAGGCAAGCCATAAACTTCATTACTGA
- the nudt16 gene encoding U8 snoRNA-decapping enzyme, whose amino-acid sequence MAETRRPDSGDMEVEKPRPRNITREESLKLEGYKHACHALLHAPSTAKLFDRVPIRRVLLMMMRFDGRLGFPGGFVDTRDTSLEEGLKRELQEELGPALTTVEVSVEDYRSSQVREYPQKCVTHFYIKELKLEEIERIEAEAVNAKDHGLEVMGLVRVPLYTLRDGVGGLPAFLCNNFIGNSKSQLLYALRSLKLLRENQIQEVLKASHKLHY is encoded by the exons ATGGCGGAAACAAGGAGGCCAGACAGCGGGGACATGGAGGTGGAGAAGCCGCGGCCCCGGAACATAACCCGGGAAGAGTCACTAAAGCTAGAAGGCTATAAGCACGCCTGCCATGCTCTCTTACACGCACCCAGTACCGCCAAGCTGTTTGACCGCGTCCCTATTAGGCGTGTATTGCTG ATGATGATGCGTTTTGACGGGCGCTTGGGATTCCCAGGTGGTTTTGTAGACACTCGAGACACATCTCTGGAAGAAGGTCTGAAACGGGAGTTGCAAGAGGAGCTTGGTCCTGCTCTTACTACCGTGGAAGTGTCAGTGGAAGATTATAGAAGTTCCCAAGTCAGGGAGTACCCTCAAAAGTGTGTTACTCACTTCTACATTAAGGAGCTGAAACTGGAGGAAATAGAGAGGATTGAAGCTGAGGCTGTGAATGCCAAAGACCATGGATTAGAG GTGATGGGCCTGGTCCGCGTGCCCCTGTATACCCTGCGGGATGGAGTGGGAGGTCTTCCTGCTTTCCTGTGCAACAACTTTATTGGGAACTCCAAAAGTCAACTTCTGTATGCACTGCGCTCCTTGAAACTGCTACGGGAGAACCAGATTCAGGAGGTCCTGAAGGCAAGCCATAAACTTCATTACTGA
- the renbp gene encoding N-acylglucosamine 2-epimerase isoform X1, giving the protein MYCRLYRKLPRFHQQEILSAAIAGGEFLLAYACPSADSLKCAFVVTRNGQAVKIQRTIFSECFYVMAMDELWRTTHEERYKKAAEKMMDQIVHWVREDPSGLGKAELPGAAPLNAMAVPMMLLNLVDQLCEGDEDMAKKYEEVGKWSVEKIMQHLQRDGKAILENVSDQGQELPGCLGRHQNPGHAIEAGWFLLRHAIAHSDHSLAQTSVEKFMLLPFLSGWDQEYGGLFSFQDVDGHCPTQLEWNMKLWWPHTEALIAFLLAYQKTRDQRLLEHFEKICDYVFRRFSDPEQGEWFGYLNREGNVALTIKGGPFKGCFHVPRCLYMCEEILSQLLATSNKI; this is encoded by the exons ATGTACTGCCGCTTGTATAGGAAATTGCCCCGATTTCACCAGCAGGAGATACTTAGCGCTGCTATAGCAG GTGGTGAGTTCCTATTGGCTTATGCTTGCCCCAGTGCTGATTCCCTCAAATGTGCCTTTGTGGTGACAAGGAATGGGCAAGCGGTGAAAATTCAGCGAACCATCTTTAGTGAGTGTTTCTATGTTATGGCCATGGATGAACTCTGGAGAACGACTCACGAGGAGCGGTACAAG AAAGCAGCAGAAAAGATGATGGATCAGATTGTTCATTGGGTGAGAGAGGATCCATCCGGATTGGGGAAAGCAGAGTTGCCTGGTGCTGCTCCACTGAATGCCATGGCGGTGCCAATGATGCTACTGAACTTGGTGGATCAACTATGTGAGGGGGATGAAGACATGGCCAAAAAATATGAAGAAGTAGGAAAATGGAGTGTGGAGAAGATCATGCAGCATCTCCAG CGAGATGGAAAAGCCATTCTAGAAAATGTATCTGATCAGGGACAAGAGCTTCCTGGCTGCCTTGGGAGACATCAGAACCCAG GTCATGCAATTGAAGCAGGTTGGTTTCTGCTGCGCCATGCCATTGCTCACTCTGACCATAGCTTGGCACAAACATCAGTGGAAAAATTTATGCTGCTTCCTTTTCTCTCGGGGTGGGACCAGGAGTATGGGGGGCTCTTCTCCTTTCAAGATGTTGATGGACACTGCCCTACACAG CTGGAGTGGAACATGAAGCTGTGGTGGCCCCACACGGAAGCGCTCATTGCATTTCTTCTGGCCTACCAAAAGACTAGAGACCAACGGCTCTTAGAGCACTTTGAAAAAATCTGCGACTATGTGTTCAGGCGG TTTTCAGACCCAGAACAGGGGGAATGGTTTGGTTACCTGAACAGAGAAGGAAATGTGGCCCTTACCATCAAAGGTGGGCCATTTAAAG GATGTTTTCATGTTCCAAGGTGCCTCTATATGTGTGAGGAGATTCTCTCCCAGCTTCTGGCCACAAGTAACAAAATCTGA
- the renbp gene encoding N-acylglucosamine 2-epimerase produces MNERERLEKWKDQIGKELDRVMMFWTQHSLDKDYGGFFTCLAQDGTVYDDLKYIWLQGRQVWMYCRLYRKLPRFHQQEILSAAIAGGEFLLAYACPSADSLKCAFVVTRNGQAVKIQRTIFSECFYVMAMDELWRTTHEERYKKAAEKMMDQIVHWVREDPSGLGKAELPGAAPLNAMAVPMMLLNLVDQLCEGDEDMAKKYEEVGKWSVEKIMQHLQRDGKAILENVSDQGQELPGCLGRHQNPGHAIEAGWFLLRHAIAHSDHSLAQTSVEKFMLLPFLSGWDQEYGGLFSFQDVDGHCPTQLEWNMKLWWPHTEALIAFLLAYQKTRDQRLLEHFEKICDYVFRRFSDPEQGEWFGYLNREGNVALTIKGGPFKGCFHVPRCLYMCEEILSQLLATSNKI; encoded by the exons ATGAATGAAAGGGAACGCTTGGAGAAATGGAAAGACCAGATAGGAAAGGAACTGGACAGGGTAATGATGTTTTGGACACAGCACTCACTGGACAAGGATTATGG TGGGTTTTTCACATGTCTGGCTCAGGACGGAACGGTTTATGATGACCTCAAGTACATCTGGCTGCAGGGAAGGCAG GTTTGGATGTACTGCCGCTTGTATAGGAAATTGCCCCGATTTCACCAGCAGGAGATACTTAGCGCTGCTATAGCAG GTGGTGAGTTCCTATTGGCTTATGCTTGCCCCAGTGCTGATTCCCTCAAATGTGCCTTTGTGGTGACAAGGAATGGGCAAGCGGTGAAAATTCAGCGAACCATCTTTAGTGAGTGTTTCTATGTTATGGCCATGGATGAACTCTGGAGAACGACTCACGAGGAGCGGTACAAG AAAGCAGCAGAAAAGATGATGGATCAGATTGTTCATTGGGTGAGAGAGGATCCATCCGGATTGGGGAAAGCAGAGTTGCCTGGTGCTGCTCCACTGAATGCCATGGCGGTGCCAATGATGCTACTGAACTTGGTGGATCAACTATGTGAGGGGGATGAAGACATGGCCAAAAAATATGAAGAAGTAGGAAAATGGAGTGTGGAGAAGATCATGCAGCATCTCCAG CGAGATGGAAAAGCCATTCTAGAAAATGTATCTGATCAGGGACAAGAGCTTCCTGGCTGCCTTGGGAGACATCAGAACCCAG GTCATGCAATTGAAGCAGGTTGGTTTCTGCTGCGCCATGCCATTGCTCACTCTGACCATAGCTTGGCACAAACATCAGTGGAAAAATTTATGCTGCTTCCTTTTCTCTCGGGGTGGGACCAGGAGTATGGGGGGCTCTTCTCCTTTCAAGATGTTGATGGACACTGCCCTACACAG CTGGAGTGGAACATGAAGCTGTGGTGGCCCCACACGGAAGCGCTCATTGCATTTCTTCTGGCCTACCAAAAGACTAGAGACCAACGGCTCTTAGAGCACTTTGAAAAAATCTGCGACTATGTGTTCAGGCGG TTTTCAGACCCAGAACAGGGGGAATGGTTTGGTTACCTGAACAGAGAAGGAAATGTGGCCCTTACCATCAAAGGTGGGCCATTTAAAG GATGTTTTCATGTTCCAAGGTGCCTCTATATGTGTGAGGAGATTCTCTCCCAGCTTCTGGCCACAAGTAACAAAATCTGA
- the LOC101730771 gene encoding protein FAM107B isoform X1 encodes MSQTPEGPSRHAKMIEEYWRMRPPVPPQCRMSQELWMWAKCQVLASLRLPFGIGTVVPTLKKASAMSKEGSLDSVSTSSASKLNPPFKPDNPMKSSRTHQELHRELLVTYKKGLVLHSKPELLQVLEKRRLHWKDGQNPELHCTPLERELQKWQQRREEVSTKEQKSVKNDLSGVHEFLRVRDNLRKSTPGNLQSPPESVS; translated from the exons ATGTCCCAGACCCCAGAGGGGCCAAGCCGCCATGCCAAGATGAT AGAAGAGTACTGGAGAATGAGGCCCCCTGTTCCACCACAGTGCAG GATGTCCCAAGAGCTGTGGATGTGGGCTAAATGCCAGGTACTTGCCTCTCTGCGTCTGCCATTTGGCATAGGAACTGTAGTGCCCACCTTAAAGAAAG CTTCAGCAATGAGTAAGGAAGGCTCATTGGACTCTGTATCTACTTCTTCTGCCTCCAAGCTTAACCCACCATTCAAACCTGACAACCCGATGAAATCTTCCCGCACTCACCAGGAATTGCACAGAGAGCTGCTGGTAACTTACAAGAA AGGCCTTGTGCTGCATAGTAAGCCTGAACTGCTTCAGGTTCTGGAGAAAAGAAGACTCCATTGGAAGGATGGGCAGAACCCTGAGTTACACTGCACCCCCCTAGAGCGCGAACTGCAGAAATGGCAGCAGCGGCGAGAGGAGGTATCAACT AAAGAACAGAAATCAGTCAAGAATGATTTGTCTGGCGTCCACGAGTTTCTGCGTGTGAGGGACAATCTCCGCAAATCCACCCCAGGGAATCTGCAGAGCCCCCCAGAATCAGTAAGCTGA
- the LOC101730771 gene encoding actin-associated protein FAM107A isoform X2 gives MSQTPEGPSRHAKMIEEYWRMRPPVPPQCRMSQELWMWAKCQVLASLRLPFGIGTVVPTLKKASAMSKEGSLDSVSTSSASKLNPPFKPDNPMKSSRTHQELHRELLVTYKKGLVLHSKPELLQVLEKRRLHWKDGQNPELHCTPLERELQKWQQRREEKEQKSVKNDLSGVHEFLRVRDNLRKSTPGNLQSPPESVS, from the exons ATGTCCCAGACCCCAGAGGGGCCAAGCCGCCATGCCAAGATGAT AGAAGAGTACTGGAGAATGAGGCCCCCTGTTCCACCACAGTGCAG GATGTCCCAAGAGCTGTGGATGTGGGCTAAATGCCAGGTACTTGCCTCTCTGCGTCTGCCATTTGGCATAGGAACTGTAGTGCCCACCTTAAAGAAAG CTTCAGCAATGAGTAAGGAAGGCTCATTGGACTCTGTATCTACTTCTTCTGCCTCCAAGCTTAACCCACCATTCAAACCTGACAACCCGATGAAATCTTCCCGCACTCACCAGGAATTGCACAGAGAGCTGCTGGTAACTTACAAGAA AGGCCTTGTGCTGCATAGTAAGCCTGAACTGCTTCAGGTTCTGGAGAAAAGAAGACTCCATTGGAAGGATGGGCAGAACCCTGAGTTACACTGCACCCCCCTAGAGCGCGAACTGCAGAAATGGCAGCAGCGGCGAGAGGAG AAAGAACAGAAATCAGTCAAGAATGATTTGTCTGGCGTCCACGAGTTTCTGCGTGTGAGGGACAATCTCCGCAAATCCACCCCAGGGAATCTGCAGAGCCCCCCAGAATCAGTAAGCTGA